The genomic DNA cttcatttgcacaaatcagagacctcgaccatatacgcttgatacgtactttcgaccctgactaagccgcaACTCCGACAAAGGtccatgctccgtgacaagAATATCAGCcctggagaggaaagaaaaggagaagaagccatACAGgcaagacaaaggaaaccagGTGAATAAATCTGATTTATTGATAATTGAGAAGTTGGCTACAGCTAATAAAGATACCACAATAAAAGACAAATGCAAGTAAGCAGTGTAATAGCCATACCATCCCCGCTGATTCTCAATTATatagatgcacagacatcataAGAACTTTCTGATGGTCATACagctgcaattcagaataatcattgataAACACAGCATGCCACAGCTTAGGCTCAGAGAACTCTGTCAAGTTGTTAGCGGAATAAACCATGGCTACTAAATTAAACACCGAGTAAgaacacacctttggttggtaaaGAAGTTGCACAAtcaattatgatccaatcctcaatcatcttctcctccagccagggatgatactTTCCGCCGgccttgaatcgagagatatgttcatcaacttCTCCATGATCTCTCAACAATTCaatcgcccatttcttttcagggatatagaaatccactcgaccatccttggtccttgaccattcactggatatcGGTACACCTCGCCCTGCTACATGGACAAATCCCCTGTAGAACTCATCTTGGTATTGggcttccacaggtctgggttgtgatgcacttgacatttttttgccctcagctgaatgccttaagttcatgatggagaatttgCTGAGGATTTCTTTGCATAATGTTGGCAGTGAGTTGAATCTGACAGGCAGGCGTTGTGACATTGTGCCaattgaatattcaatgtatctaagatggtcagaacagaacaacaatagGGGCATGTGAGaagaattacttttcatgtaagcgtgatggcagaactgcaatatcaCAGCTACCCAGAGCTACtctgtgaatccaacctttCTGATAACAGAATTTGATGcttgcatcattgatatcaaatggaatacttccttcCTCTGTAATTTTGTTCAACATGTCTGAAATCCCATCAGTAGCTTCTGGTATTTTTGGGAAAGAGCGATTAACTGGCTGTGTGCTTAGTTTTTGAAAAACTGTGGCggtgtcctccaggaaccagatgacatgatcttctgtcaaagCCCTAATATGTCCATGCTTGATGTCATGGTGATAGGCCtgaaactgttagcttcttGGTTCAGATAAAGCTTCTCAACATGCCCCACTATAGGAATACCCAAAGAATCCCAAAATTATTTGAAATCATATTTGACACGTACCTGGAAAAGTGTGCTGAGTATGGATTCGaccgctcctggatggccatttgatAATGCAAATATGTAATCCTGGGCACATTCACCAAAAGTGAACCTTTTTCGATATTCAAATGGGATTGACCGTGAAGcaacatccttgaactcttctttgtcataaaatAAACCAATAGGTGGTGCACCTTGCTGACTTTGTGGTGTCAATGAGATGCATTGTTGGTTAGAAAGCctgactggagtgaagaatgtttgatctggaCCTGCTTCTGGACTGCCGTaggagcagaaaagacatagtcgaaaatTATAACCAAGAAAAGATGACTGTCTCTTTTTGAGaattgtgttccagagcgcACTATCATTGTAGGTCAactgtgcctcatccacaaggATCACAGTGTTTGATGTCAgaacccaagagagatcctGTTCTGATTGTGATGAAGTTGTGGTGGGAGCATCCTGTGCTTCttcattccatttctcaACAAGCTTGACAAGACTGTCCCAAGGATTCTTGTGATTGAGTTTTTCCCATTCCTTGATCAAGGAAACTCTTCTTCCCCTATTGCGATAGTGGTAACTCAGAAGTTCAGAGAGATatgttttcccactggctggagttccacgcacatggactatgttcacttcatccaaaatggctgcAAGTTCTAACACTGTACGCTCTCGAGGACATACGTGTGGATCCTCTGTGATGGGCCGTTCCGGAGCCAAATTCACTATCATATATAAATGTAAATTATAAGCATGAAAAGATCATTAAAAATggatattctcaccatttTGTGATTCCAAGCACTTCAGTTTCTGTGGAGTGGCACctccgctcacaacaacaacaatatccacatctggatccttgcttttggggaagagtgggttggaCGTGACcattcggcgtggatgtaggAATTCACTATCATCAATCCTGAACTTCTGTTCATGATTGAGTTGCACCACAGGGCTGTAGAGGATGAGATCACCATAGTCAGATGCATCTTTCTTGGCGTGTGCTGGTGCATGGTCCCAAATCTTCTTCATGAGTGTCTCAATATCGTCTTGGTCTGCAACACACTCTATAGAGAATGGCCGCCCAAGATTGCCAGGGACAGCGCACCATAATTTGCGAGTAcgtggtcgagacattgtcaaagattggattgggttgagcacccagctggtgatggcagcagccattgtaagataaggactagaagtgcacctgcctgatgagaacaagaattgcacctgcctgacgaaaacaaggattgcacctgcctaataagggcgagacatgcacctgcctgacaaacAATACTGTACAA from Aspergillus chevalieri M1 DNA, chromosome 1, nearly complete sequence includes the following:
- a CDS encoding crinkler effector domain-containing protein (COG:S;~EggNog:ENOG410PPVP;~InterPro:IPR027417), giving the protein MAAAITSWVLNPIQSLTMSRPRTRKLWCAVPGNLGRPFSIECVADQDDIETLMKKIWDHAPAHAKKDASDYGDLILYSPVVQLNHEQKFRIDDSEFLHPRRMVTSNPLFPKSKDPDVDIVVVVSGGATPQKLKCLESQNVNLAPERPITEDPHVCPRERTVLELAAILDEVNIVHVRGTPASGKTYLSELLSYHYRNRGRRVSLIKEWEKLNHKNPWDSLVKLVEKWNEEAQDAPTTTSSQSEQDLSWVLTSNTVILVDEAQLTYNDSALWNTILKKRQSSFLGYNFRLCLFCSYGSPEAGPDQTFFTPVRLSNQQCISLTPQSQQGAPPIGLFYDKEEFKDVASRSIPFEYRKRFTFGECAQDYIFALSNGHPGAVESILSTLFQAYHHDIKHGHIRALTEDHVIWFLEDTATVFQKLSTQPVNRSFPKIPEATDGISDMLNKITEEGSIPFDINDASIKFCYQKGWIHRVALGSCDIAVLPSRLHEKYIEYSIGTMSQRLPVRFNSLPTLCKEILSKFSIMNLRHSAEGKKMSSASQPRPVEAQYQDEFYRGFVHVAGRGVPISSEWSRTKDGRVDFYIPEKKWAIELLRDHGEVDEHISRFKAGGKYHPWLEEKMIEDWIIIDCATSLPTKEFSEPKLWHAVFINDYSELQLYDHQKVLMMSVHLYN